In Dama dama isolate Ldn47 chromosome 20, ASM3311817v1, whole genome shotgun sequence, a single window of DNA contains:
- the LOC133040502 gene encoding low affinity immunoglobulin gamma Fc region receptor III-A-like isoform X2 — protein sequence MWQLLPPAALLLLVSADTRAADLSKAVVRLDPQWDRVLKNDSVTLMCKGAYPVEDNSTKWWHNGTLTSKQTSSYFIADAQVEDSGEYKCQTGLSAPSDPVKLEVHVGWLLLQPTQRVVNAGEPIELKCHSWKKTPVVKVQYFQNGRGKKYFHQNSDFRIPEAKLEHSGSYFCRGIIGTKNESSESVQITVVQGNWNAKVGGQEIPGVTGGEILQTVSSFFPPWHQITFCLVMGLLFAVDTGLYFSVQRDLRNSEEWRDGKVTWSKGL from the exons ATGTGGCAGCTGCTCCCACCAGCAGCTTTGCTGCTTCTAG TTTCAGCTGACACACGAGCTG CAGATCTCTCAAAGGCTGTGGTGCGCTTAGACCCTCAGTGGGACCGAGTGCTCAAGAACGATAGTGTGACTCTGATGTGCAAGGGAGCCTACCCTGTTGAAGACAATTCCACAAAGTGGTGGCACAATGGGACTCTCACCTCAAAACAGACCTCCAGCTACTTCATCGCAGATGCCCAGGTTGAGGACAGCGGCGAGTACAAGTGTCAGACAGGCCTCTCTGCACCCAGCGACCCGGTGAAGCTAGAAGTCCATGTAG GCTGGCTATTGCTCCAGCCCACTCAACGGGTGGTAAATGCGGGAGAGCCCATTGAGCTGAAGTGTCACAGCTGGAAGAAAACTCCTGTAGTAAAGGTCCAGTATTTCCAGAATGGCAGAGGCAAGAAGTATTTTCATCAGAATTCTGACTTCCGCATTCCAGAAGCAAAACTTGAACACAGTGGTTCCTACTTCTGCAGGGGGATTATCGGGACAAAAAACGAGTCTTCGGAGTCTGTGCAGATCACTGTTGTTCAAG ggaactggaatgcaaaagtaggaggtcaagagatacctggagtaacag GTGGAGAAATTTTACAAACCGTCTCATCATTCTTTCCACCTTGGCACCAAATCACTTTCTGTCTGGTGATGGGACTCCTATTTGCAGTGGACACGGGGCTGTATTTTTCTGTTCAGAGAGACCTTCGAAACTCAGAGGAATGGAGGGATGGCAAAGTCACATGGAGCAAGGGCCTTTAG
- the LOC133040502 gene encoding low affinity immunoglobulin gamma Fc region receptor III-A-like isoform X3, which yields MWQLLPPAALLLLVSADTRADLSKAVVRLDPQWDRVLKNDSVTLMCKGAYPVEDNSTKWWHNGTLTSKQTSSYFIADAQVEDSGEYKCQTGLSAPSDPVKLEVHVGWLLLQPTQRVVNAGEPIELKCHSWKKTPVVKVQYFQNGRGKKYFHQNSDFRIPEAKLEHSGSYFCRGIIGTKNESSESVQITVVQGNWNAKVGGQEIPGVTGGEILQTVSSFFPPWHQITFCLVMGLLFAVDTGLYFSVQRDLRNSEEWRDGKVTWSKGL from the exons ATGTGGCAGCTGCTCCCACCAGCAGCTTTGCTGCTTCTAG TTTCAGCTGACACACGAGCTG ATCTCTCAAAGGCTGTGGTGCGCTTAGACCCTCAGTGGGACCGAGTGCTCAAGAACGATAGTGTGACTCTGATGTGCAAGGGAGCCTACCCTGTTGAAGACAATTCCACAAAGTGGTGGCACAATGGGACTCTCACCTCAAAACAGACCTCCAGCTACTTCATCGCAGATGCCCAGGTTGAGGACAGCGGCGAGTACAAGTGTCAGACAGGCCTCTCTGCACCCAGCGACCCGGTGAAGCTAGAAGTCCATGTAG GCTGGCTATTGCTCCAGCCCACTCAACGGGTGGTAAATGCGGGAGAGCCCATTGAGCTGAAGTGTCACAGCTGGAAGAAAACTCCTGTAGTAAAGGTCCAGTATTTCCAGAATGGCAGAGGCAAGAAGTATTTTCATCAGAATTCTGACTTCCGCATTCCAGAAGCAAAACTTGAACACAGTGGTTCCTACTTCTGCAGGGGGATTATCGGGACAAAAAACGAGTCTTCGGAGTCTGTGCAGATCACTGTTGTTCAAG ggaactggaatgcaaaagtaggaggtcaagagatacctggagtaacag GTGGAGAAATTTTACAAACCGTCTCATCATTCTTTCCACCTTGGCACCAAATCACTTTCTGTCTGGTGATGGGACTCCTATTTGCAGTGGACACGGGGCTGTATTTTTCTGTTCAGAGAGACCTTCGAAACTCAGAGGAATGGAGGGATGGCAAAGTCACATGGAGCAAGGGCCTTTAG
- the LOC133040502 gene encoding low affinity immunoglobulin gamma Fc region receptor III-A-like isoform X4, producing the protein MWQLLPPAALLLLVSADTRAADLSKAVVRLDPQWDRVLKNDSVTLMCKGAYPVEDNSTKWWHNGTLTSKQTSSYFIADAQVEDSGEYKCQTGLSAPSDPVKLEVHVGWLLLQPTQRVVNAGEPIELKCHSWKKTPVVKVQYFQNGRGKKYFHQNSDFRIPEAKLEHSGSYFCRGIIGTKNESSESVQITVVQGGEILQTVSSFFPPWHQITFCLVMGLLFAVDTGLYFSVQRDLRNSEEWRDGKVTWSKGL; encoded by the exons ATGTGGCAGCTGCTCCCACCAGCAGCTTTGCTGCTTCTAG TTTCAGCTGACACACGAGCTG CAGATCTCTCAAAGGCTGTGGTGCGCTTAGACCCTCAGTGGGACCGAGTGCTCAAGAACGATAGTGTGACTCTGATGTGCAAGGGAGCCTACCCTGTTGAAGACAATTCCACAAAGTGGTGGCACAATGGGACTCTCACCTCAAAACAGACCTCCAGCTACTTCATCGCAGATGCCCAGGTTGAGGACAGCGGCGAGTACAAGTGTCAGACAGGCCTCTCTGCACCCAGCGACCCGGTGAAGCTAGAAGTCCATGTAG GCTGGCTATTGCTCCAGCCCACTCAACGGGTGGTAAATGCGGGAGAGCCCATTGAGCTGAAGTGTCACAGCTGGAAGAAAACTCCTGTAGTAAAGGTCCAGTATTTCCAGAATGGCAGAGGCAAGAAGTATTTTCATCAGAATTCTGACTTCCGCATTCCAGAAGCAAAACTTGAACACAGTGGTTCCTACTTCTGCAGGGGGATTATCGGGACAAAAAACGAGTCTTCGGAGTCTGTGCAGATCACTGTTGTTCAAG GTGGAGAAATTTTACAAACCGTCTCATCATTCTTTCCACCTTGGCACCAAATCACTTTCTGTCTGGTGATGGGACTCCTATTTGCAGTGGACACGGGGCTGTATTTTTCTGTTCAGAGAGACCTTCGAAACTCAGAGGAATGGAGGGATGGCAAAGTCACATGGAGCAAGGGCCTTTAG
- the LOC133040502 gene encoding low affinity immunoglobulin gamma Fc region receptor III-A-like isoform X1, which translates to MWQLLPPAALLLLVSADTRADLSKAVVRLDPQWDRVLKNDSVTLMCKGAYPVEDNSTKWWHNGTLTSKQTSSYFIADAQVEDSGEYKCQTGLSAPSDPVKLEVHVGWLLLQPTQRVVNAGEPIELKCHSWKKTPVVKVQYFQNGRGKKYFHQNSDFRIPEAKLEHSGSYFCRGIIGTKNESSESVQITVVQGGEILQTVSSFFPPWHQITFCLVMGLLFAVDTGLYFSVQRDLRNSEEWRDGKVTWSKGL; encoded by the exons ATGTGGCAGCTGCTCCCACCAGCAGCTTTGCTGCTTCTAG TTTCAGCTGACACACGAGCTG ATCTCTCAAAGGCTGTGGTGCGCTTAGACCCTCAGTGGGACCGAGTGCTCAAGAACGATAGTGTGACTCTGATGTGCAAGGGAGCCTACCCTGTTGAAGACAATTCCACAAAGTGGTGGCACAATGGGACTCTCACCTCAAAACAGACCTCCAGCTACTTCATCGCAGATGCCCAGGTTGAGGACAGCGGCGAGTACAAGTGTCAGACAGGCCTCTCTGCACCCAGCGACCCGGTGAAGCTAGAAGTCCATGTAG GCTGGCTATTGCTCCAGCCCACTCAACGGGTGGTAAATGCGGGAGAGCCCATTGAGCTGAAGTGTCACAGCTGGAAGAAAACTCCTGTAGTAAAGGTCCAGTATTTCCAGAATGGCAGAGGCAAGAAGTATTTTCATCAGAATTCTGACTTCCGCATTCCAGAAGCAAAACTTGAACACAGTGGTTCCTACTTCTGCAGGGGGATTATCGGGACAAAAAACGAGTCTTCGGAGTCTGTGCAGATCACTGTTGTTCAAG GTGGAGAAATTTTACAAACCGTCTCATCATTCTTTCCACCTTGGCACCAAATCACTTTCTGTCTGGTGATGGGACTCCTATTTGCAGTGGACACGGGGCTGTATTTTTCTGTTCAGAGAGACCTTCGAAACTCAGAGGAATGGAGGGATGGCAAAGTCACATGGAGCAAGGGCCTTTAG